The Triticum aestivum cultivar Chinese Spring chromosome 3A, IWGSC CS RefSeq v2.1, whole genome shotgun sequence genome includes a region encoding these proteins:
- the LOC123058831 gene encoding dof zinc finger protein PBF, whose protein sequence is MLSSHPHEAAMLPYVPRPPSLLVDRRYSTGAEVAPNCPRCDSPNTKFCYYNNYSLSQPRYFCKGCRRYWTKGGSLRNVPVGGGCRKNRRGKSSVRSASDSFSGVRDATFGHGGFPGPLRPDMVLEGMVGNPANPGQVMHDVPTAPDGSSIDLAMLYSKFLNNQQPAGDGSLVGSVTPESAGGHVDETFDTFSASSDMSPAGVLAPAQFDASPDGFLEWSRPVSSADPTCTASPATATTMLCTDESVQAALGELNFAMDQSCFDSLGLPTDGAAANLSSWCSIVPSLSTWEEPKYDSLDSFPDDTLSLHDGILAADHDWSADCQGLEALYMP, encoded by the coding sequence ATGTTGTCGTCGCACCCGCACGAGGCGGCCATGCTGCCGTACGTGCCGCGGCCGCCGTCGCTGCTGGTGGACCGCCGCTACAGCACCGGCGCCGAGGTGGCGCCCAACTGCCCGCGCTGCGACTCGCCCAACACCAAGTTCTGCTACTACAACAACTACAGCCTCAGCCAGCCGCGCTACTTCTGCAAGGGCTGCCGCCGGTACTGGACCAAGGGTGGGTCTCTCCGGAACGTGCCCGTCGGCGGCGGATGCCGGAAGAACCGCCGGGGGAAGTCGTCCGTGAGGTCGGCGTCCGACTCTTTCTCCGGCGTCCGCGACGCCACGTTCGGCCATGGAGGGTTCCCCGGCCCGCTCCGGCCGGACATGGTCCTGGAAGGCATGGTCGGCAACCCGGCGAACCCTGGCCAGGTGATGCACGACGTGCCCACCGCGCCCGACGGCTCGTCCATCGACCTCGCAATGCTCTACTCCAAGTTTCTGAACAACCAGCAACCGGCCGGCGACGGTAGCCTTGTCGGCTCCGTCACGCCGGAGTCGGCCGGTGGGCACGTCGACGAGACGTTCGACACGTTCAGCGCCTCCAGCGACATGAGCCCCGCCGGCGTTCTGGCGCCCGCGCAGTTCGACGCGAGCCCGGACGGGTTCCTCGAATGGTCCCGACCGGTGAGCAGCGCCGACCCAACTTGTACGGCCAGCCCAGCTACCGCAACCACCATGCTGTGCACCGACGAGAGCGTGCAAGCTGCGCTCGGCGAGCTCAACTTCGCCATGGATCAGAGCTGTTTCGACTCGTTGGGGTTGcccacggacggtgccgccgctaACCTCTCGTCGTGGTGCTCGATCGTTCCGAGCTTGTCGACATGGGAGGAGCCCAAGTACGACTCGCTTGATTCGTTCCCTGACGACACCCTCAGCCTCCATGACGGAATCCTTGCTGCCGATCATGACTGGAGCGCGGATTGCCAAGGATTGGAAGCTCTCTACATGCCGTAA